In a single window of the Osmerus eperlanus chromosome 2, fOsmEpe2.1, whole genome shotgun sequence genome:
- the LOC134040955 gene encoding migration and invasion enhancer 1-like has product MGVQVKVEYCGGUGYEPRFQELARVVTAEFTEAEVVGVVGRQGSFEIEINGQLVFSKLETSGFPYEDDIMDAIQKAHDGKPVEKITKSRPPCVIL; this is encoded by the exons ATGGGTGTGCAAGTCAAAGTCGAATACTG CGGCGGATGAGGGTACGAACCCCGTTTTCAAGAGCTCGCGCGGGTGGTCACCGCCGAGTTCACTGAAGCGGAAGTGGTCGGGGTTGTTGGGAGACAAG GCAGCTTTGAGATTGAAATCAATGGGCAGCTGGTCTTCTCTAAGCTTGAGACAAGTGGCTTCCCATACGAAGATGAT ATCATGGATGCCATCCAGAAAGCCCACGATGGAAAGCCAGTGGAGAAGATCACCAAAAGCCGCCCACCTTGTGTCATCTTGTAA